The Pseudokineococcus lusitanus genomic interval TGCGGGCAGGACGACGGCGGGCGACCGGCGGGGGCGGGGACCGTCGCCGCGGGCGCGTGCCCGCGGCCGCCGTCGTGCTGGGTCTCGTGGCCGTCGGCACACCGCTGGCCTGGGCGGCGGCCACGGGGCCCGAGGACGTCGCCGCGGTCGGCGCGCCGCTCGTGACGGCGCCGCCCGCGGAGGCTCTCCCCGCGCCCCCTGCGTCGGCGTCGTCCCCGCCGCCCGCCGCGCCCGCCCCGGTGGCCTCCTCCCCGGCCACCCCCACCGCCGTCGCGCGGGACGCCTCGCCCGCCGCGGCGGCCGAGCGGCAGCGCCGCGGCCCCGCGCCCGTCGAGGTCCGCGTGCCCGCGCTGGGCGTCGTCGCCCCCGTCGACGCGCTCGGCGTCGACGCGGACGGCGCCATGGCCCTCCCCGAGGACGTGGCCCGCACCTCCTGGTACCGGTACGGGGCCGTCCCCGGCTCCGGCCGCGGCACGAGCGTCGTCGCCGGGCACGTGTCCGCCGCCGACGGCTCGCCGGGGGCCCTCGCGGACCTCCCGGCGCTCGGGGTCGACGACGTCGTCGAGGTGGTCCGGG includes:
- a CDS encoding class F sortase, which translates into the protein MPAAAVVLGLVAVGTPLAWAAATGPEDVAAVGAPLVTAPPAEALPAPPASASSPPPAAPAPVASSPATPTAVARDASPAAAAERQRRGPAPVEVRVPALGVVAPVDALGVDADGAMALPEDVARTSWYRYGAVPGSGRGTSVVAGHVSAADGSPGALADLPALGVDDVVEVVRADGSVLAYRVVTRTAVEKPALPVAELFADDGPERLVLVTCGGPYLRDVGAHRDNVVVVAEPA